Proteins from one Coffea arabica cultivar ET-39 chromosome 8c, Coffea Arabica ET-39 HiFi, whole genome shotgun sequence genomic window:
- the LOC140013836 gene encoding thioredoxin-like protein CITRX, chloroplastic isoform X1: MHSALSSSSSFHAPPRLGPSGMNLLQTHYSSSFFFNPIPNRNPISTANGPSLLSTQQPSRKLLCIPPAGKYVREDYLVKKLSAKEVQDLVKGERNVPLIIDFYATWCGPCILMAQELEMLAVEYENNVLIVKVNTDNEYEFARDMQVRGLPTLYFISPDPRKDAIRTEGLIPIQMMRDIIENEI, from the exons ATGCACTCtgctctctcttcttcttcttcctttcatGCTCCGCCACGTCTCGGTCCCTCTGGCATGAATCTACTACAAACCCATTACTCCAGCTCTTTCTTCTTCAACCCCATCCCCAACAGAAATCCCATCTCCACAGCCAATGGGCCCTCTTTGCTTTCAACTCAACAGCCATCAAgaaagttgctttgcataccaCCTGCTGGCAAGTATGTCAGAGAGGATTATCTTGTG AAAAAACTGTCTGCTAAAGAAGTCCAAGATCTGGTGAAGGGGGAGAGAAATGTACCACTAATAATCGATTTCTACGCAACATGGTGCGGTCCCTGTATTTTGATGGCTCAAGAACTTGAAATG CTTGCCGTAGAATATGAAAACAATGTGCTGATTGTGAAGGTCAATACAGATAATGAATATGAATTTGCCCGTGACATGCAG GTTCGTGGGTTACCGACATTATATTTCATCAGTCCAGATCCACGCAAAGATGCAATAAGAACTGAGGGGCTCATCCCTATACAGATGATGCGGGATATTATTGAGAACGAAATTTGA
- the LOC140013836 gene encoding thioredoxin-like protein CITRX, chloroplastic isoform X2, translating to MHSALSSSSSFHAPPRLGPSGMNLLQTHYSSSFFFNPIPNRNPISTANGPSLLSTQQPSRKLLCIPPAGKYVREDYLVKKLSAKEVQDLVKGERNVPLIIDFYATWCGPCILMAQELEMLAVEYENNVLIVKVNTDNEYEFARDMQGFVM from the exons ATGCACTCtgctctctcttcttcttcttcctttcatGCTCCGCCACGTCTCGGTCCCTCTGGCATGAATCTACTACAAACCCATTACTCCAGCTCTTTCTTCTTCAACCCCATCCCCAACAGAAATCCCATCTCCACAGCCAATGGGCCCTCTTTGCTTTCAACTCAACAGCCATCAAgaaagttgctttgcataccaCCTGCTGGCAAGTATGTCAGAGAGGATTATCTTGTG AAAAAACTGTCTGCTAAAGAAGTCCAAGATCTGGTGAAGGGGGAGAGAAATGTACCACTAATAATCGATTTCTACGCAACATGGTGCGGTCCCTGTATTTTGATGGCTCAAGAACTTGAAATG CTTGCCGTAGAATATGAAAACAATGTGCTGATTGTGAAGGTCAATACAGATAATGAATATGAATTTGCCCGTGACATGCAG ggatttgTAATGTGA